From one Sardina pilchardus chromosome 6, fSarPil1.1, whole genome shotgun sequence genomic stretch:
- the crabp2a gene encoding cellular retinoic acid-binding protein 2a, producing MERTIPDFSGNWKMKTSENFEELLKALGVNVMLRKIAVAAASKPQVEITQDKETLSIKTSTSVRTTHITFTVGQSFSETTVDGRACTSSPHWETDSKITCEQTLVKGEGPKTGWTREITNDGELILTMSADDVVCTRVYVRE from the exons ATGGAGCGCACAATCCCAGACTTCTCAGGCAACTGGAAAATGAAAACTTCGGAAAACTTCGAGGAACTCCTCAAAGCACTCG gagtgaacgtgatgctgcgtaagatagcGGTGGCGGCCGCCTCCAAGCCGCAGGTGGAGATCACACAGGATAAGGAGACTCTGTCCATCAAGACCTCCACCTCCGTCAGGACCACCCACATCACCTTCACCGTGGGACAGTCCTTCAGCGAGACCACTGTGGACGGACGCGCctgcacg AGTTCCCCTCATTGGGAGACTGACAGTAAAATCACCTGTGAGCAAACCCTGGTAAAGGGGGAGGGCCCAAAGACTGGGTGGACCCGGGAGATCACCAATGACGGCGAGCTTATCCTG ACCATGAGCGCTGACGACGTGGTGTGCACTCGCGTCTACGTCAGGGAGTGA